A region from the Lycium barbarum isolate Lr01 chromosome 8, ASM1917538v2, whole genome shotgun sequence genome encodes:
- the LOC132608126 gene encoding uncharacterized protein LOC132608126: MCYPQVEGGLGFKSTSDICNVFSSKRWWRLRVENNIWAQFMMAKYCQRGHVVARNVQGYQSFIWKELLRIKAEAEPHILWRINEAKMSFWWDNWTGLGPLAVHLSRNNPGSLMVADCLIEDSWDLEFIEKLVPSDICSIIQKVDIGKRDKVDQAIWINNPSGKFTCASAFQILRKKQPESPIWKCIWHKGNLFKMAFISWRIIKKKLPMYDRTKNFTNESDPMCICYNDPKEETMLHVFMEGDLAKQVWQFFGNSLGINIQNQTIQARFLTWWNLPGYKGIMNKKGYSI, from the coding sequence ATGTGTTACCCTCAAGTGGAAGGGGGCCTTGGATTCAAAAGCACTAGTGACATTTGTAATGTTTTTTCCTCCAAAAGATGGTGGAGACTGAGAGTAGAAAACAACATATGGGCTCAGTTTATGATGGCAAAATACTGTCAAAGAGGTCATGTGGTGGCAAGAAATGTACAAGGTTATCAATCTTTCATCTGGAAAGAACTTTTGAGGATTAAGGCTGAGGCTGAACCTCACATCTTATGGAGGATAAATGAAGCTAAAATGTCCTTCTGGTGGGACAATTGGACAGGTCTGGGCCCACTAGCTGTTCATTTATCTAGGAACAATCCTGGTTCTCTCATGGTGGCAGACTGTCTAATAGAAGATAGCTGGGATTTGGAGTTCATTGAAAAACTTGTTCCATCTGATATTTGCTCTATCATTCAGAAGGTGGACATAGGGAAAAGAGATAAAGTTGATCAAGCCATCTGGATCAATAATCCATCAGGAAAATTCACATGTGCCAGTGCCTTTCAGATCCTAAGAAAGAAGCAGCCTGAATCTCCTATATGGAAATGCATATGGCATAAAGGAAACCTCTTTAAAATGGCCTTTATCAGCTggagaattatcaagaaaaagtTACCAATGTATGATAGAACCAAGAACTTCACTAATGAATCTGATCCTATGTGTATTTGCTACAATGATCCTAAAGAGGAAACTATGCTACATGTCTTCATGGAAGGGGATTTAGCTAAGCAGGTATGGCAATTTTTTGGAAACTCCCTGGGTATAAATATCCAGAACCAGACTATTCAAGCGAGGTTTTTAACATGGTGGAATCTCCCTGGGTATAAAGGCATCATGAACAAGAAAGGCTACAGCATTTAG